The following are encoded together in the Conger conger chromosome 11, fConCon1.1, whole genome shotgun sequence genome:
- the crybb2 gene encoding beta-crystallin B2 — MASEHPTPAPKQQQPVITAFKLVIYEQENFQGRCHELTAACNQLQEAGVEKVGSILVHCGPWVGYEQAGCKGEQFVFEKGEYPRWDSWTNSRRSENLGSFRPIKVDSQEHKIVLYENPSFAGKKIEIIDDDVPSFHAHGYQEKVSSVRVQCGCWVGYQYPGYRGYQYLFEKGEYKECSEYGAQLPQIQSVRRIRDLQWHQRGAFHTSN, encoded by the exons ATGGCCTCCGAGCACCCAACTCCTGCACCCAAACAGCAGCAACCAGTAATAACTGCCTTCAAG CTGGTCATCTATGAGCAGGAGAACTTCCAGGGCCGGTGTCATGAGCTGACCGCGGCCTGCAACCAGCTGCAGGAGGCGGGAGTGGAGAAAGTGGGCTCGATTCTGGTGCACTGTGGacc ATGGGTGGGATACGAACAGGCCGGCTGTAAGGGGGAGCAGTTTGTGTTTGAGAAGGGCGAGTATCCTCGCTGGGATTCCTGGACCAACAGCAGACGCAGTGAAAACCTTGGCTCTTTCCGCCCAATCAAAGTG GATAGTCAGGAGCACAAGATTGTCCTGTATGAAAACCCCAGCTTCGCAGGAAAGAAGATTGAGATCATAGATGATGATGTCCCCAGCTTCCATGCACACGGGTACCAAGAGAAAGTCAGCTCAGTACGCGTCCAGTGTGGATG CTGGGTGGGGTATCAGTATCCTGGCTACAGGGGCTATCAGTACCTGTTTGAAAAAGGGGAGTACAAGGAGTGCTCAGAGTATGGCGCCCAGCTTCCCCAAATCCAGTCTGTCCGCCGCATCCGTGACCTGCAGTGGCATCAGAGAGGTGCCTTTCACACCTCCAACTGA
- the ctu1 gene encoding cytoplasmic tRNA 2-thiolation protein 1: MPILCSSCEQKRAVLKRPKTGHSLCKECFFWAFEEEVHQTIISARLFSPGETVGIGASGGKDSTVLAHVMKVLNERYNYGLTLLLLSVDEGITGYRDDSLETVKRNQQQYELPLTIVSYEELYGWTMDAIVKQVGLKNNCTFCGVFRRQALDRGAMMLNVDKICTGHNADDVAETVLMNVLRGDIARLRRCTAISTASEGEGVVPRCKPLKYAYEKEIVLYAYFKKLDYFSTECVYSPNAYRGHARAFLKDLEAVRPSAIIDVIHSGENLSVREGVRMPVQGSCSRCGYISSQALCKACVLLEGLNRGLPRLGIGKHHRLHGKILAKEPLTKEEERKLKAVDF, encoded by the exons ATGCCTATCCTCTGTAGTAGCTGTGAGCAGAAACGTGCTGTGCTGAAGCGGCCGAAAACGGGCCACTCGCTCTGCAAGGAATGCTTCTTCTGGGCCTTTGAGGAAGAGGTGCACCAGACTATAATCTCCGCCCGTCTTTTCAGCCCAGGGGAGACGGTGGGGATCGGAGCGTCGGGTGGGAAGGACTCTACTGTGCTGGCCCATGTGATGAAGGTGCTCAATGAGCGCTACAACTACGGCTTGACGCTCCTGTTGCTTTCAGTGGACGAGGGCATCACTGGTTACCGTGACGACTCCCTGGAGACCGTGAAGAGGAACCAGCAGCAGTATGAATTGCCCTTGACGATTGTGTCCTATGAGGAGCTGTATGGCTGGACCATGGATGCCATAGTCAAGCAGGTGGGCCTGAAGAACAACTGCACCTTCTGCGGGGTTTTCCGAAGGCAGGCACTGGACAGAGGTGCCATGATGTTGAACGTGGACAAGATCTGTACAG GTCACAACGCGGACGACGTGGCGGAGACGGTGCTGATGAACGTTCTCCGCGGCGACATCGCCCGGCTGCGGCGCTGTACCGCTATCAGCACGGCCAGCGAGGGCGAGGGGGTTGTGCCGCGTTGCAAGCCCCTCAAGTACGCCTACGAGAAGGAGATTGTGCTCTACGCCTACTTCAAGAAGCTGGACTACTTCTCCACCGAATGCGTCTACTCCCCCAATGCCTACCGCGGCCACGCCCGGGCCTTCCTCAAGGACCTGGAGGCTGTGCGGCCCAGCGCCATCATAGACGTCATTCACTCCGGGGAGAACCTGTCGGTGCGGGAGGGGGTACGTATGCCGGTGCAGGGGAGCTGCTCCCGCTGTGGCTACATCTCCAGCCAGGCGCTCTGCAAGGCCTGTGTGCTGCTGGAAGGGCTCAACCGTGGGCTCCCCCGGCTGGGCATTGGCAAGCACCACCGCCTGCACGGTAAAATCCTGGCCAAAGAGCCCCTCACCAAGGAGGAGGAGCGAAAGCTTAAGGCTGTGGACTTCTGA